Genomic window (Ananas comosus cultivar F153 linkage group 1, ASM154086v1, whole genome shotgun sequence):
CGAATAAACAAAGTAAAACAAAGACTCAACAAACCAGGAGCATTAGAGGATGACAAATCCAGCTTGTTCGAGCTATGGGATGGAAGTGACTCTGAATTCTCAATATGTTGTGGCGTAGAAGAATCAGTTGAATGAGATGCATTTGGAGAAGATTCAAGTACATCTTCCTGAGGAATTTCAGACCCATCATTTAACTTTTGTTTCTCTGTCAAAATCCTTTGTGTGTATTGACGAGAGGGAGAAGGTTTTGGCGGCTCAAAAGCTTTCGATATTCCACCAGCCCAAGACCAAATGGCATCCCTATTCTCTAGATTCCACAAGAGCTTCAGACCATAGACAAAAATGCGCTGACAATTGTCAGCAACAACTACATTAAACCCATCGTCATCACTATGATCTGATTGTGTATGATCGCTTTCGCTCCCATTGTTGTACTCAGATTTCAGATAGGTCATTTCGAGATTCTTCCTGCTTGCTTCTTGCCATGACAAGAGTCTGGTGGGATCAGCTTTTGGAGCTTGTCTTCGTATTGTAAAATAATCGGAATATAAAAGAAAGCCCTCATCCCTGTTTTTTTCTGTGCAACCAGTCATATAGTTGCACTTTTCATAACCAAAATTATCTTTTCCCACATGTATATCTTGAACTGTggatttattattatctttatgCAGATATGCCTTCAGTAAATGCAAGTCGAGGCCCTGGTAAACAAGATCAAGAGGTTCACGCTTGCAATCGAAAGTATACTGCTGGTGCTTGCCACGGCCGAAACACATTTCATATTTCAACTTTGTCATTTGGAATGTCAAACTCTTAGCAGGATCATCATCCCTCAGTGGTGCATGACTGATGCAAACAGGTGTAGCATCGAAACGAAGGAAGTTCTCGGTCATAACTTTGTCTAATGCTAAGTTTCCAGATCTAGCAACTCTTGGAACTCCAAAACGTGGCCAGCGAGAGAAAGTCCTTAATTTATGAGGAGGAAGGTAAATCAGATTCCACCATTTGATTAACCAAGCCAAGTCATGTGCACCCATATTGACAGTTGGAGAGTCAACTGAAACTGCTTCTGTCCTTTGTGAAGACTCAGACAAAGTAGGTCTAAGTGAGAAGTTCCACTTAAGTGAGAGAGAGGTCGAGCGGAATGGGTCTAACACTTTCTTCCGAGGCTCCCCTTCTATGGGAAGAGCAAACAGATAATGATTCATAGGATTGCCAGATTCACACTGCCACTCCATGAAAATTTCTAGAGTGAAAGCAGGGGAACTAAGGAACGGTACAGAGGTATGATGCGGAGGTTTCAAGCTGCAATTCTTTACCAGACTATCTAGACTAGGTAAATAAGCTTTGATATCCTTTGTTGAGAGACTCACATAACCGTCCATATGTTTTATCTCCATGTAACCAGAAATGATTTGTATTTTTTCTGATTTCTCATAAGGATTTGTGGTCCCAAGCAGATTCCATCTGGTCTCAGTAAAATGCAGGCTATGTTTCCCATGAATGTAGTTCCTCATATCATCCCACCAGGGTAAACTTCGTTCTTTCTTAGGTGGTTGATTATCAATAGTTTGTGGGTTTCTCACACCAAGATTTGCCCTACGGAGAGCTACAGTAAAAGCATAGCTTATGTCTGCAAAAACTGGTTCATAACCCACCCCAAAGGAAACCTCCCCTTTATGAAAATGTAACGGCAAGTCAGCATACCACTTCACGGGTGGAGTAAAACCACTAGCAGAACGTAACATAGACACTCTCCACCATTTCCCAATGAAAACATCTTGTAATATTTGAGGTTGGAAACAAGTTGCCTGTAACCAGCTAAATTTTATGAGAAAGGGaagtttttaaaaagaaaagtagcCAAAATTCATCAAACTACCCCATCATGTTAGCCATAAATAGCATTGACTGCTAAATGCACATCtagtaaaactttttttttttatccaaaaggACCAAAACAAATTTGGAGCAAATATTATTAAAGCTTCAAATAATTCAGGAAAGATGAACAGCAACTAAAGGTGAAGAATGAGTTACATAAATAACAACAAAAGTTTTGTGCCAATGGAAAAATTATTTCTTGAGAAGGCATGAGTTAAAATTACTagttagtaataaataaatgatattcCCAGCATGGCATCAATATGAAATGTACTTCCGCTAGCTTGTTACCAAGAATGTTTAGGTGCAGAATTTTGCCATGACATACTAcctaatttgaatttattggTCAAGAAACCAATGAACCAATGGAAATAGATGAAATAgatataaagaaagaaaaggaaaatacaTTGATAAAACTATTGCCACAATATATTACAAATTCTTTCACGGTTGCTAAAGTTGGTAATCAGCATAAGAAATACTGaaataattaagaattaaaaagacataaaaaataataactagaATGAAAACTGACCTGCTGAGCAAGCACAACGCATCCTTGACATTTACCAGAAGTAGCAGAAAGAAGTGGAAATGTATAATCTCGTAAATGGGCCGCTAATGATCCTGCAGTTAAAGAAATATTGCTACCATACATCCGCGAGAATGGTATCTCATTATCAGCACAGAACGGGTCAATCCTTTTGATAAACTCAATCATTCCTTCATTGCCACCATCAACTTTTGACATAGTTAAATCAACTTCTGTAGCAGAAACCGAAATGACTGAAGCTCTCTTATTGCTCATTTTAAATCCTGCCTGAAAGCCACTTGTACATGCCCCTGATCCTTCTGACACCAATATTTTCTGGCATGCCTTGTAATATGCCTGAAACGCCTTCTTATGTATCTCTTCTTGCAAATTTTGAATGGCTGAAGGATCAGATTCATCAATATCAACTTCATCATGATTACTCTTCTTTTCAGATTGTAAAAGGTTTTCTTTGACACTTTCTGGTATCTTATTTCCTGATGAAATAAACTCATTCAGTAACTTCAATCTAACTGTTTCCTCACAAACTTCCCTCTTCATTAGATGGTAATGTTCATCAAGCCATCCTTGCATGGGTTCTTCTTCAATTTCCCCTGTGAGTTTGCGTATGATGAATCGAACAGATCTaacttttgttgatttagattTGGTCTTTTTGCTactactatttttcttttcaggaAATAAAAGATTTGTTTTAGCAGCAGAAATAAGTTTCAAGCCGCGTAACATGTCTTCAACCGCATCATCAATAGCTCGTAACTGCAACCTATAAGGCATGCACACGTAAACATCACGACCCTGAATAACCCAATCCCATGTGGTAGTGACCTGCTGCAGTTTTGAATCAAGTGGATTGGTCGAAATAGAAACTGGAATACGAGAAATTTGCATACGGCTGCTTTTAATTATACGGGTGCCATTAAAACTCAGTGTAAGCCCTTCAAGCAGTACACCTATTCTTGCATTCTCAGAGAAGATAGATTGCACGTGGATCATGGCTTCTACACCATCTGCAAGCTCAGCTGAGACTTTCAACGTTTCCACATCGATAGCAAAAACTGACTCTCTTTTCTTAATTGGCTTTTCATGATTCATGTAATCCACAGTTGCTTCCTTTTCAACTTCATTATCTATACTAATTGCTTCCTCCTTTATTTCGTTATCAGAGTTCTGGAGCTTAATCTTGTATAGAACAGATTTTAAACATGTAACCACTTCAAGGAGTGCCAAATGTGGATCGGGCTCCCAGTGAACTAATAAATCTGTCACACTAAAGAGAGAGCACACAGCAATCTCATTAAGACCACCAGAACGGCGAACAAATTTTGCATTATGCAAATCAAATAGAGCCAATTCTGCACCTGGTTTATCATCTTGTGATAGTTCTGTATATATTGTTCTAGTTCTCTGAAGTTCAATCTGCATCGAATGCTTTTCCTTATTCAAGGACGCAGTCAGATTAAGAATCTCAACTGATGTATGGAATTTAAGATGCTTAGACTTAGAGGGGCTAGTTGAGTGGATGCTTGCCCTGCGTGGACTACCATCACTGCAAGTATTAATTACAACTTGACCCCCTTGAGAACCGTAATTTACACGCTTAGGATCCTCCACAGTCACATCTTCTAAACTTACTTCACCATAATACTTTATAGAACACTTGTCAAGACATAGTTCTAAAATTTGTGCTCCTTTTGCAGTTTCTTTGCTAGAACTACGCCCTGTCTTGCTTTGTGCAGCTCGCTTACCAGGAGAGAGACTTTTAAACAGTGCTTTTAAGGACATCGTGGTCGATAATAGAGACTCAAGATGTTTAAAACCGAAGTATACCCCCATTCCAGATATAGCGAGTGAAAGAATGTATTTTGACGTACTATTGTCTTGCCCATCAATAGATTCCATATCTTTGTTTCCCAAATCAAGAGTAACCCGGGAAATATGCACTAAAGAGCCTGAATTGCCTTCCATGCCTAATAAGTCTAATAAGCCTTCCTTCATTGACTGTTCATAGACATCTGCCATGTGTAAATTGAATTCACCAAACTCTGTATGTAGTTGAATACTCTTGTTAGTCATATTGCTGGTAAAGAGATGAAAAGATTCCGAGGAAACCTGCATCATCCAAAATTAATAGTAATTTACATATGTGAAAAACTAATAGATTTATAAATGTGGTGCAAAGTGATGATGTCCTCTTCTACTGTACATGGGGTGCATGCATGTTCACACTTACTAGAAATTGAAGTACATTATAGCACGTACTGGTATTAATCTGCTTCAACAATTATATTGAATAAGCATATCAAATGCAACAATAAATTAACCAACTACCATAAGCTATAGACGAtactctaaaaaaatatatgtacaaGCAGTACCAAGATATTATGAAAATGCCATCTAGAAAAGGAGCACAATAATGTTTAATCATCTGGAAAAGAGACAAGAAAAAAGGTGATATAGTGAACTTACACGGTACAATGGTGAGTCATTCAGGCTATAAAGTACAACAGTCAACTCAGGTGCAGAGACTCTGCATGACCACGTAATTAACTTTGTGTTATCTGTTGGCACCTTTTCTAGTTGACTTTTCTCATGAAGAACAAGTGACTTCTTTTTGGCTGACcgaagcaaaagaaaaggctTCAATCTGTTTATAACAAGGTTGCATCTGGTCCCACCAAGCTTGACATCAACCTCAGCTCTAATTGGCAATGGCAGCTGAGAGAAGGTATTAATACATTAACCAGAGAACAAAGTTTTAGTGGAAAACATAAGTTATGAGACACAGAACATTAACgggaaagaaaataatacaGCACGGTAAAGCATAGTATTGAAAAATACATAATACACAGAATATAATATTGCAAATTAAAGGGATGTCAACAAAGAATACACAAGAAAATAAAacaggaaaaacaaaaaaaaaaaaaaggtcacaGTAATGAAAGATAAAATAACTTACTTGCATTGGAATGTCAACAGAAGTTATAATTGCAACTTTTAGAATTTCCAACACAGAACTAGCACCATCCCTTAAAAGCTGGAATGGAAAATTGTCACGAAATGCACTATATAGAAAAGCAATTGACCTGAGTGGAAAACTTCCTAAACAACATGCATAACATACATGGATTTCAGTAAAGTCTAGTTGAAGATTAACGTGTGATGTAGCTTCGCCAGAATCTTCATCTCTTTGACATATATTACTTCTCAAACAGATGCCCCTAATGTTGTTGCAAACTGAAAGATCGTGGCCTCGGTGCACAAACTTCAGATCTAGCCTGGGCATATTGAAGCTAACCTTCCAAAGAACAAACAAATTTCAGTAAGTAGTATAGAAAaggactctttttttttacagaaaGCATATCCTatctttcataaaaaataacaaattgaTTCCACCgaataaagaaataattgtaATATTTTCTCATGATGCACAAGTTCATAACAAAGATTAAGATccctttttcaaaatttttaattcctaCCTTTAAGGACTAATGAATGAACATATTCGATATTCTAAACTATTCATTTGTACTCgtctataaaaatttatcacATAAACCAAAAACACTTATTAACTAATATGCCATGAAGCTTTCGAGATTCTTGATATTAATCATGGCTCCAGATTCTACAGGTGAATATTATAGCACTTCAATCAATCAAAAATACCGAGactgca
Coding sequences:
- the LOC109721425 gene encoding protein SABRE-like isoform X1; translation: MASSLVKFLLCFLVVCAFGWVFFVFAARFLAWLLSRIMSASVNFQLVRFNCLRDINIRFRKGAVESISVGEIKLSTQKSLVEFGLSVISREPKLELLISEFEIILSSSAQSTKKKKKSQTRRPHSGGKGKWMVFTNFARFLSVHVIEINVKVPKAAVEIKDLKLDFFKTGGSNPVLNVRLQLTPLHVQVYHSQLSSEQSLSFSQADWLVSKQTLSATKECDYAHFICEDLLVACEFDHHREQGTKIKNFDVTCGDVAVNLTENLFTKRKPAALSGSDGSEDTALDSKSAKKSQGNKVSSLRNYIIVLPEKVSFNMPRLDLKFVHRGHDLSVCNNIRGICLRSNICQRDEDSGEATSHVNLQLDFTEIHLLRDGASSVLEILKVAIITSVDIPMQLPLPIRAEVDVKLGGTRCNLVINRLKPFLLLRSAKKKSLVLHEKSQLEKVPTDNTKLITWSCRVSAPELTVVLYSLNDSPLYRVSSESFHLFTSNMTNKSIQLHTEFGEFNLHMADVYEQSMKEGLLDLLGMEGNSGSLVHISRVTLDLGNKDMESIDGQDNSTSKYILSLAISGMGVYFGFKHLESLLSTTMSLKALFKSLSPGKRAAQSKTGRSSSKETAKGAQILELCLDKCSIKYYGEVSLEDVTVEDPKRVNYGSQGGQVVINTCSDGSPRRASIHSTSPSKSKHLKFHTSVEILNLTASLNKEKHSMQIELQRTRTIYTELSQDDKPGAELALFDLHNAKFVRRSGGLNEIAVCSLFSVTDLLVHWEPDPHLALLEVVTCLKSVLYKIKLQNSDNEIKEEAISIDNEVEKEATVDYMNHEKPIKKRESVFAIDVETLKVSAELADGVEAMIHVQSIFSENARIGVLLEGLTLSFNGTRIIKSSRMQISRIPVSISTNPLDSKLQQVTTTWDWVIQGRDVYVCMPYRLQLRAIDDAVEDMLRGLKLISAAKTNLLFPEKKNSSSKKTKSKSTKVRSVRFIIRKLTGEIEEEPMQGWLDEHYHLMKREVCEETVRLKLLNEFISSGNKIPESVKENLLQSEKKSNHDEVDIDESDPSAIQNLQEEIHKKAFQAYYKACQKILVSEGSGACTSGFQAGFKMSNKRASVISVSATEVDLTMSKVDGGNEGMIEFIKRIDPFCADNEIPFSRMYGSNISLTAGSLAAHLRDYTFPLLSATSGKCQGCVVLAQQATCFQPQILQDVFIGKWWRVSMLRSASGFTPPVKWYADLPLHFHKGEVSFGVGYEPVFADISYAFTVALRRANLGVRNPQTIDNQPPKKERSLPWWDDMRNYIHGKHSLHFTETRWNLLGTTNPYEKSEKIQIISGYMEIKHMDGYVSLSTKDIKAYLPSLDSLVKNCSLKPPHHTSVPFLSSPAFTLEIFMEWQCESGNPMNHYLFALPIEGEPRKKVLDPFRSTSLSLKWNFSLRPTLSESSQRTEAVSVDSPTVNMGAHDLAWLIKWWNLIYLPPHKLRTFSRWPRFGVPRVARSGNLALDKVMTENFLRFDATPVCISHAPLRDDDPAKSLTFQMTKLKYEMCFGRGKHQQYTFDCKREPLDLVYQGLDLHLLKAYLHKDNNKSTVQDIHVGKDNFGYEKCNYMTGCTEKNRDEGFLLYSDYFTIRRQAPKADPTRLLSWQEASRKNLEMTYLKSEYNNGSESDHTQSDHSDDDGFNVVVADNCQRIFVYGLKLLWNLENRDAIWSWAGGISKAFEPPKPSPSRQYTQRILTEKQKLNDGSEIPQEDVLESSPNASHSTDSSTPQHIENSESLPSHSSNKLDLSSSNAPVRHGDSVGSEEEGTRHFMVNVIQPQFNLHSEEANGRFLLAAASGRVLARSFHSVLHVGYEMIEQALGTSNVVTSETKPEMPWKRMELSVMLEHVQAHVAPTDVDPGAGLQWLPKILRSSPKVKRTGALLERVFLPCQMYFRYTRHKGGTPELKVKPLKELTFNSPNITATMTSRQFQVMLDVLTNLLFARPPRPRKSCLSYPLEDDADEDIGEEAHEVVPDGVEEVELAKINLEKRERERKLLIDDIRTLSVENTDGSRDNTLSSQLDDSLWMITSARSTLVQGLKKELANVQRLRMEACSALRLAMQKAAQARLMEKEKNKSPSCAMRISMRINKVAWCMLTDGKSFAEAEINDMIYDFDRDYRDIGVAQFTTKSFVVKNCLPNAKSDMLLSAWNPPPEWGKNVMLRVNAKQGAPKDGSSPLESFLVEIYPMRIHLSEAMYRMMWSYFFPEEEQHSQKRQDVWKVSTIVGSKRVKKTTSLPETTETSTKSTREFDASGKASTLTAASITADPSARGESSRISKSHNVKGNILCGSKPELRRTSSFDRTWEETVAESIANELVSQVQSSTISSTKSGSLNSPTEIQDAAVEDASKSRLKDSKQSRSNRVSHEEKKAGKAQEEKRARPQKMMEFHNIKISQVELLITYEGSRFAVSDFRLLMDSFHREDFTGSWTRLFSRVKKHIIWGVLKSVTGMQGKKFKGKSHNQKETHAIIPETDLNLSDSDGGQAGNGDQLPVSFMKRPSEGAGDGFVTSIRGLFNSQRKKAKAFVLRTMRGEEDHDFQGDWSESDVEFSPFARQLTITKAKKLIRRHTKKFHSRVSINSGVTLPEEGDPSSHRDSAEYESYSSDESPPHENVN
- the LOC109721425 gene encoding protein SABRE-like isoform X2 — encoded protein: MPRLDLKFVHRGHDLSVCNNIRGICLRSNICQRDEDSGEATSHVNLQLDFTEIHLLRDGASSVLEILKVAIITSVDIPMQLPLPIRAEVDVKLGGTRCNLVINRLKPFLLLRSAKKKSLVLHEKSQLEKVPTDNTKLITWSCRVSAPELTVVLYSLNDSPLYRVSSESFHLFTSNMTNKSIQLHTEFGEFNLHMADVYEQSMKEGLLDLLGMEGNSGSLVHISRVTLDLGNKDMESIDGQDNSTSKYILSLAISGMGVYFGFKHLESLLSTTMSLKALFKSLSPGKRAAQSKTGRSSSKETAKGAQILELCLDKCSIKYYGEVSLEDVTVEDPKRVNYGSQGGQVVINTCSDGSPRRASIHSTSPSKSKHLKFHTSVEILNLTASLNKEKHSMQIELQRTRTIYTELSQDDKPGAELALFDLHNAKFVRRSGGLNEIAVCSLFSVTDLLVHWEPDPHLALLEVVTCLKSVLYKIKLQNSDNEIKEEAISIDNEVEKEATVDYMNHEKPIKKRESVFAIDVETLKVSAELADGVEAMIHVQSIFSENARIGVLLEGLTLSFNGTRIIKSSRMQISRIPVSISTNPLDSKLQQVTTTWDWVIQGRDVYVCMPYRLQLRAIDDAVEDMLRGLKLISAAKTNLLFPEKKNSSSKKTKSKSTKVRSVRFIIRKLTGEIEEEPMQGWLDEHYHLMKREVCEETVRLKLLNEFISSGNKIPESVKENLLQSEKKSNHDEVDIDESDPSAIQNLQEEIHKKAFQAYYKACQKILVSEGSGACTSGFQAGFKMSNKRASVISVSATEVDLTMSKVDGGNEGMIEFIKRIDPFCADNEIPFSRMYGSNISLTAGSLAAHLRDYTFPLLSATSGKCQGCVVLAQQATCFQPQILQDVFIGKWWRVSMLRSASGFTPPVKWYADLPLHFHKGEVSFGVGYEPVFADISYAFTVALRRANLGVRNPQTIDNQPPKKERSLPWWDDMRNYIHGKHSLHFTETRWNLLGTTNPYEKSEKIQIISGYMEIKHMDGYVSLSTKDIKAYLPSLDSLVKNCSLKPPHHTSVPFLSSPAFTLEIFMEWQCESGNPMNHYLFALPIEGEPRKKVLDPFRSTSLSLKWNFSLRPTLSESSQRTEAVSVDSPTVNMGAHDLAWLIKWWNLIYLPPHKLRTFSRWPRFGVPRVARSGNLALDKVMTENFLRFDATPVCISHAPLRDDDPAKSLTFQMTKLKYEMCFGRGKHQQYTFDCKREPLDLVYQGLDLHLLKAYLHKDNNKSTVQDIHVGKDNFGYEKCNYMTGCTEKNRDEGFLLYSDYFTIRRQAPKADPTRLLSWQEASRKNLEMTYLKSEYNNGSESDHTQSDHSDDDGFNVVVADNCQRIFVYGLKLLWNLENRDAIWSWAGGISKAFEPPKPSPSRQYTQRILTEKQKLNDGSEIPQEDVLESSPNASHSTDSSTPQHIENSESLPSHSSNKLDLSSSNAPVRHGDSVGSEEEGTRHFMVNVIQPQFNLHSEEANGRFLLAAASGRVLARSFHSVLHVGYEMIEQALGTSNVVTSETKPEMPWKRMELSVMLEHVQAHVAPTDVDPGAGLQWLPKILRSSPKVKRTGALLERVFLPCQMYFRYTRHKGGTPELKVKPLKELTFNSPNITATMTSRQFQVMLDVLTNLLFARPPRPRKSCLSYPLEDDADEDIGEEAHEVVPDGVEEVELAKINLEKRERERKLLIDDIRTLSVENTDGSRDNTLSSQLDDSLWMITSARSTLVQGLKKELANVQRLRMEACSALRLAMQKAAQARLMEKEKNKSPSCAMRISMRINKVAWCMLTDGKSFAEAEINDMIYDFDRDYRDIGVAQFTTKSFVVKNCLPNAKSDMLLSAWNPPPEWGKNVMLRVNAKQGAPKDGSSPLESFLVEIYPMRIHLSEAMYRMMWSYFFPEEEQHSQKRQDVWKVSTIVGSKRVKKTTSLPETTETSTKSTREFDASGKASTLTAASITADPSARGESSRISKSHNVKGNILCGSKPELRRTSSFDRTWEETVAESIANELVSQVQSSTISSTKSGSLNSPTEIQDAAVEDASKSRLKDSKQSRSNRVSHEEKKAGKAQEEKRARPQKMMEFHNIKISQVELLITYEGSRFAVSDFRLLMDSFHREDFTGSWTRLFSRVKKHIIWGVLKSVTGMQGKKFKGKSHNQKETHAIIPETDLNLSDSDGGQAGNGDQLPVSFMKRPSEGAGDGFVTSIRGLFNSQRKKAKAFVLRTMRGEEDHDFQGDWSESDVEFSPFARQLTITKAKKLIRRHTKKFHSRVSINSGVTLPEEGDPSSHRDSAEYESYSSDESPPHENVN